A single region of the Hylaeus volcanicus isolate JK05 chromosome 5, UHH_iyHylVolc1.0_haploid, whole genome shotgun sequence genome encodes:
- the LOC128876582 gene encoding uncharacterized protein LOC128876582, with translation MNIFTFLILSASICSPGLFCNATATTENAKMIRKPIVTSTLKNDDSVTQATQVWKNSLRLLQNPLKIEDLKKIANTKVDLSNRKNRFLGPLAFLAGLSVGGIPGVPPNVNTYAKASPANLNFGASQLPFPYQYLPHPYVLATSLGLYPLLNPSVMQAINGGQNDFQTLAQYQQVSNLLENKKPNDLLNNNDEYSKESTKVENLGTPNDVEEKAAESAELPVEDIRNAEEKESSTVIVCDLRKESKKKDDNSVKLAPGDLEKDNSPDFRAGPNTKPENVMQMKNTTINNATSLPFNGYYGGYPQDVHHVDFTTETNEYHDYEHINYNLPTYDKPVNFYSDGRYHYYSNPSVDSSPTNDFHQEQIPEYVSNDFNVYPSYNTPPFANGGFRPVTQ, from the exons ATGAACATTTTCACCTTTTTGATTCTAAGTGCCAGCATTTGCTCTCCCG GTCTGTTCTGCAATGCCACCGCAACGACTGAAAACGCAAAAATGATTCGCAAACCGATAGTGACATCAACTCTGAAGAATGATGACAGTGTAACGCAAGCGACACAGGTCTGGAAGAATTCATTACGCCTACTACAGAATccattgaaaattgaagactTGAAAAAGATCGCGAACACGAAGGTAGACTTATCGAACAGGAAGAATAGATTTTTAGGACCTTTGGCTTTCCTAGCTGGTTTAAGTGTAGGCGGTATACCGGGTGTACCACCAAACGTGAACACCTATGCCAAAGCTTCACCAGCGAACTTAAATTTCGGTGCTTCCCAACTTCCGTTCCCTTATCAGTACTTGCCGCATCCCTACGTCTTGGCCACCTCCTTGGGGCTTTATCCTTTACTGAATCCTTCGGTGATGCAGGCGATCAACGGTGGTCAAAACGATTTTCAAACGTTGGCTCAGTATCAGCAAGTGTCGAATTTATTAGAGAATAAAAAACCGAACGACTTGTTGAACAACAACGACGAATATTCAAAGGAGTCCACGAAGGTTGAGAATCTCGGAACTCCGAACGACGTCGAAGAGAAGGCTGCCGAGAGTGCAGAATTGCCAGTCGAAGACATTCGGAACGCGGAAGAGAAG GAGTCGAGCACCGTTATCGTATGCGACCTGCGAAAGGAATCGAAGAAGAAGGACGATAACTCCGTAAAGCTTGCCCCTGGAGACCTCGAAAAAGACAATTCGCCTGATTTTCGAGCAGGACCAAACACTAAGCCAGAAAATGTcatgcaaatgaaaaatacgacGATTAACAACGCGACCAGTCTGCCTTTCAACGGCTACTACGGTGGATATCCTCAAGACGTGCACCACGTCGACTTCACCACGGAAACGAACGAGTACCACGACTACGAGCACATTAATTACAATCTACCCACTTACGACAAACCCGTCAACTTTTACTCGGACGGCAGATATCATTATTACTCCAATCCCTCCGTCGATTCCTCACCCACGAACGACTTCCATCAGGAGCAGATACCCGAGTACGTATCCAACGATTTCAACGTTTACCCGTCCTACAATACGCCGCCATTTGCCAACGGTGGTTTCAGGCCTGTTACGCAGTGA
- the LOC128876585 gene encoding mediator of RNA polymerase II transcription subunit 30-like, which translates to MAGQQHPFPSGFPNVQQSAMRTQFGGGQMVSGLMGPQQGGMVSPQQFGVGVGVGVGVGGVGTNAMGMPSAQQVLAQQQQQQQSVAMQQQMQQMQQQQLQLQQQQQAAMVQQNSQTSNQATTPQTPVQPTQPPPQQQQQNKEFNTASLCRFGQETVQDIVSRTLEVFQTLKLLQPPNGMAQGSSLANEKKNKVQEQLRTLKLLFKRLRLIYEKCNENCQLQGMEYTHIESLIPLKEEWDMKSDEKKTSEAYRLACEESKEIMEQVVLKNRHLKEIIDHLRRIISEINTMLNMRRS; encoded by the exons atgGCGGGTCAGCAACATCCATTCCCATCTGGGTTTCCCAATGTACAACAATCTGCAATGCGTACCCAATTTGGTGGAGGACAAATGGTATCTGGTTTGATGGGCCCACAACAGGGTG GTATGGTAAGTCCTCAACAATTTGGAGTAGGTGTGGGTGTCGGAGTTGGGGTAGGTGGTGTAGGGACAAATGCTATGGGTATGCCTAGTGCTCAACAAGTACTAGctcagcagcaacaacaacagcagtCTGTTGCAATGCAACAACAAATGCAGCAGATGCAACAACAGCAGTTACAAttacaacagcaacaacaagcTGCCATGGTGCAGCAAAATAGCCAAACGAGTAATCAAGCTACCACACCCCAAACACCTGTACAACCCACTCAACCACCACctcaacagcaacaacaaaataaagaatttaacaCTGCCAGTTTATGCAGATTTGGCCAAGAAACTGTGCAAGACATTGTCAGTCGTACTTTAGAagtttttcaaacattaaaaCTCTTACAACCTCCGAATG gCATGGCTCAAGGGTCGAGTTTAGCTaatgaaaagaagaataaagtaCAAGAACAACTAAgaacattgaaattattattcaaacggTTAAGActgatttatgaaaaatgcaacgaaaactGTCAACTTCAAGGTATGGAATATACACACATAGAAAGTTTAATTCCTTTGAAAGAAGAGTGGGATATGAAATCTGATGAGAAAAAGACATCTGAGGCTTACAGACTGGCTTGTGAAGAAAGCAAAGAAATTATGGAG CaagttgtattaaaaaataggcATCTCAAGGAAATAATTGATCACTTAAGGCGTATCATctcagaaataaatacaatgttAAACATGCGTCGATCTTAA
- the LOC128876588 gene encoding uncharacterized protein LOC128876588 produces the protein MGYMVALKNDVKMLRGRSILFVLFTNVILSIEGRTIQNGAPKFDSSTLKSLGDLDRSVDESMDGEIIEDPPLKREAVSSHHREESSAKKPKKRSDNSCPYGNKDMCLIFSLSKIANVQIAVPDQRSSDRSLMAKMFDASSKSSGRYEEEKPRHLSKERMDPPNVHCGAIRDVYIPEVKQYLPAFACTFGNNTFVLSSARFLQDRRRYLSISVNENTLENIKFAPKISRSNEANVIPALLVLNGANNDYRIETRETGNGMSIRGRN, from the coding sequence ATGGGCTATATGGTCGCGCTGAAAAACGACGTCAAAATGCTTCGAGGACGATCGATCCTCTTTGTGCTGTTCACAAACGTTATTCTCTCTATCGAGGGTAGAACCATACAAAACGGGGCTCCCAAGTTCGATAGCAGTACCCTGAAGAGCCTAGGAGATCTAGATCGATCGGTGGACGAAAGTATGGACGGCGAAATAATCGAGGATCCACCCTTGAAGAGGGAAGCTGTAAGCAGCCATCATCGTGAAGAATCCAGCGCGAAGAAACCTAAGAAGAGGAGCGACAACTCGTGTCCTTACGGAAACAAAGACATGTGCTTAATATTTTCTCTGTCCAAAATCGCCAACGTTCAAATCGCTGTTCCCGATCAGAGATCGTCGGATCGAAGTCTGATGGCGAAAATGTTCGACGCGTCATCGAAAAGCAGCGGAAGATACGAAGAAGAGAAACCTCGACATCTTTCAAAGGAACGAATGGATCCACCCAACGTCCATTGCGGAGCGATTCGCGACGTCTACATACCGGAAGTCAAGCAATACCTGCCAGCCTTCGCGTGCACGTTTGGAAATAATACGTTCGTTCTGTCCAGCGCGAGATTCCTTCAAGATCGACGGCGATATTTGAGTATAAGCGTGAATGAAAACACCCtggaaaatatcaaattcgcGCCGAAGATTTCCAGGAGCAACGAGGCGAACGTGATACCTGCTCTGCTGGTTTTGAATGGCGCCAACAACGATTACAGGATAGAGACGCGTGAAACTGGCAACGGAATGTCGATCAGAGGAAGAAATTGA
- the LOC128876586 gene encoding uncharacterized protein LOC128876586 — protein MQAAEMLRGTRAYVYHLVLLMSLSVDYAHPFPLQLLPSIPGYIPVYIRHGDQPLEEINPALAEAFHEGSSLPKKNLANVEGPAAISLEEDEESKIHVEAVHVRQVDNDVPTKDEKMKPADEEPTETSKKKAVSQPVVKVLPLTEEEEKALKDLRVEIEEETENSYGVPHSSPNPIELSSDKPQRRKNVRTFRPVVKVDQIIIDESVKPDLRLSEDARHSSMDEDASASILTDEILPVKEQRLPNVLSNVRKLALTPKMALQLEKERIENQSLEEKSK, from the exons ATGCAGGCTGCCGAGATGCTGCGTGGTACCAGGGCATACGTCTACCATCTTGTGCTTCTAATGTCTCTCTCCGTTGACTATGCCC ATCCATTCCCGCTCCAACTATTACCTAGCATCCCGGGTTATATCCCCGTTTatataaggcacggggatcaACCATTGGAGGAAATAAATCCCGCATTAGCAGAGGCGTTTCACGAAGGATCGAGCTTACCTAAG AAGAACTTAGCTAACGTCGAAGGTCCGGCCGCTATCAGCCTCGAGGAGGACGAGGAAAGCAAAATCCACGTGGAAGCTGTGCACGTCAGACAGGTGGATAACGATGTACCAACCAAAGACGAGAAGATGAAACCAGCGGATGAGGAACCGACGGAAACGTCCAAGAAAAAAGCAGTCTCTCAGCCAGTAGTCAAA GTCCTACCGTTgaccgaagaagaagagaaagccCTGAAGGACCTCCGAGTCGAAATTGAGGAGGAAACGGAGAATTCGTACGGTGTGCCCCATTCGAGCCCGAATCCGATCGAATTATCGTCGGACAAACCTCAACGCAGGAAGAACGTACGAACTTTTAGACCAGTTGTGAAAGTCGATCAAATCATTATCGACGAATCAGTCAAACCGGATCTTCGCCTAAGCGAGGACGCACGGCATTCTTCCATGGACGAGGACGCCTCCGCGTCCATACTTACTGACGAAATACTACCTGTCAAGGAACAACGTCTTCCCAACGTCCTCTCCAACGTTCGGAAGCTAGCCCTCACGCCAAAAATGGCGCTTCAATTGGAGAAGGAACGGATAGAGAATCAATCGTTAGAAGAGAAATCAAAATGA
- the LOC128876590 gene encoding keratin, type II cytoskeletal 1-like isoform X2 yields the protein MISETSWSLRALALLLVVAAISALPTSDPSADVVIDPIIVDDTTLSTELKPPPIPEKEHQYVLFVINLFAVKNSSGESAEEIFENEVVEKVPSLLGPLATVFLLVEVDGNDTETNEPVNLDEVATDLEDVEGFKVEKIKENGETKLLKVNLDQNDIDGMMPSKSKLEKMTKVRNKRSPCLKCKLKGFHGGGGGYGGGGGGGYGGGGGVGYPSYHQPSGGGCNTCGGGGGGGSYAQASASAGSWGK from the exons ATGATCAGTGAAACGTCGTGGAGCCTGAGGGCTCTGGCCCTGCTACTAGTTGTCGCGGCCATTTCGGCCCTACCAACTTCAG ATCCTAGTGCGGATGTAGTAATTGATCCGATAATTGTCGACGACACTACCTTGTCGACTGAGCTGAAGCCTCCACCGATACCTGAGAAGGAACATCAGTACGTGCTCTTCGTTATAAATCTCTTCGCAGTGAAGAACTCCAGTGGCGAGTCTGccgaagaaatattcgaaaacgAAGTAGTTGAGAAAGTACCAAGCCTGCTAG GACCGTTGGCCACCGTGTTCCTGCTCGTCGAGGTCGACGGCAACGACACGGAAACCAACGAGCCGGTGAATCTCGATGAAGTGGCGACAGACCTCGAAGACGTCGAGGGTTTCAAAGTGGAGAAGATCAAGGAGAATGGCGAGACGAAATTGCTCAAAGTGAATCTGGATCAGAATGACATCGACGGCATGATGCCGTCGAAATCGAAGCTGGAGAAGATGACGAAAGTCCGTAACAAGAGGTCACCCTGTCTGAAGTGCAAACTGAAAGGTTTCCATGGCGGCGGAGGTGGATACGGCGGCGGAGGCGGAGGTGGATACGGAGGCGGAGGCGGAG TTGGTTACCCATCTTATCACCAGCCGTCTGGGGGAGGTTGCAATACATG tggcggcggcggtggcggagGTTCGTACGCCCAAGCTTCCGCATCAGCAGGAAGTTG GGGTAAATAA
- the LOC128876590 gene encoding keratin, type II cytoskeletal 1-like isoform X1, translated as MISETSWSLRALALLLVVAAISALPTSDPSADVVIDPIIVDDTTLSTELKPPPIPEKEHQYVLFVINLFAVKNSSGESAEEIFENEVVEKVPSLLGPLATVFLLVEVDGNDTETNEPVNLDEVATDLEDVEGFKVEKIKENGETKLLKVNLDQNDIDGMMPSKSKLEKMTKVRNKRSPCLKCKLKGFHGGGGGYGGGGGGGYGGGGGGSKTIGVIPVVVVPVAVGYPSYHQPSGGGCNTCGGGGGGGSYAQASASAGSWGK; from the exons ATGATCAGTGAAACGTCGTGGAGCCTGAGGGCTCTGGCCCTGCTACTAGTTGTCGCGGCCATTTCGGCCCTACCAACTTCAG ATCCTAGTGCGGATGTAGTAATTGATCCGATAATTGTCGACGACACTACCTTGTCGACTGAGCTGAAGCCTCCACCGATACCTGAGAAGGAACATCAGTACGTGCTCTTCGTTATAAATCTCTTCGCAGTGAAGAACTCCAGTGGCGAGTCTGccgaagaaatattcgaaaacgAAGTAGTTGAGAAAGTACCAAGCCTGCTAG GACCGTTGGCCACCGTGTTCCTGCTCGTCGAGGTCGACGGCAACGACACGGAAACCAACGAGCCGGTGAATCTCGATGAAGTGGCGACAGACCTCGAAGACGTCGAGGGTTTCAAAGTGGAGAAGATCAAGGAGAATGGCGAGACGAAATTGCTCAAAGTGAATCTGGATCAGAATGACATCGACGGCATGATGCCGTCGAAATCGAAGCTGGAGAAGATGACGAAAGTCCGTAACAAGAGGTCACCCTGTCTGAAGTGCAAACTGAAAGGTTTCCATGGCGGCGGAGGTGGATACGGCGGCGGAGGCGGAGGTGGATACGGAGGCGGAGGCGGAG GAAGCAAAACAATTGGTGTTATACCCGTAGTTGTTGTACCTGTTGCAGTTGGTTACCCATCTTATCACCAGCCGTCTGGGGGAGGTTGCAATACATG tggcggcggcggtggcggagGTTCGTACGCCCAAGCTTCCGCATCAGCAGGAAGTTG GGGTAAATAA
- the LOC128876592 gene encoding uncharacterized protein LOC128876592, whose product MAIKATTQWIEAQCNRSVTKLITMASKTLSNLKVLSSLLLVVAISALPTPDSSEDPAVDPIIDDDVTLATDLQPPPKPNDSELVFYVVNVYGSKNSSDESSEGNLDTDLIEKVPRLTGSKATTFVVIELDDSDEETDDPVDLDDLAFGLEIIEGFNVDKIEKNGETRLLKVTAYDSGDNDVESTKSKLEKIAKDRNKRSPSSVCKLSFKML is encoded by the exons ATGGCTATAAAAGCGACGACACAATGGATCGAAGCACAGTGCAATCGAAGTGTCACCAAGCTCATCACAATGGCTAGCAAAACGTTGTCGAACCTGAAGGTTCTGTCCAGTCTTCTACTTGTCGTCGCCATTTCGGCTCTACCGACTCCAG ATTCAAGTGAAGATCCAGCAGTTGATCCCATAATTGACGATGACGTTACCTTGGCGACTGACCTGCAGCCTCCCCCAAAACCTAACGATAGCGAGTTAGTGTTCTACGTGGTAAATGTCTATGGTTCGAAGAATTCCAGTGACGAGTCTTCGGAAGGCAATCTCGATACCGATCTGATCGAGAAAGTACCAAGATTGACAG GCTCAAAGGCCACCACGTTCGTGGTCATCGAGCTCGACGACAGCGACGAGGAAACCGACGACCCGGTGGATCTCGACGACTTGGCGTTCGGTCTAGAAATCATAGAGGGTTTCAACGTGgataaaatcgaaaagaatGGCGAAACGAGACTACTCAAAGTGACCGCTTATGACAGTGGCGATAACGACGTAGAATCCACCAAGTCCAAGCTGGAAAAGATTGCGAAGGATCGTAACAAGAGATCACCCTCTTCCGTGTGTAAACTGAGTTTTAAAATGCTATAG